GGCGGGTTTGGGTGGCTTTTTGCCGCTGGCATTCAGGGCCGCGGCGGCTTTGATGTACTGGATCATCACTTTGTCCGCGGCCAAGTCCTTCACGTCGGTGAGTTTCTCGCAATTCATGAACGACGCGCCATCGTGGTCAAACAGGCCGTCCGGATCGGCCATTTCTTTCGCGCGCCAAAATCCAAAACGCACATGCGCCTTGAAGGCGGCCATGCCGGCCACGATACCCTCGTGCATGAACGCCGGCGCGCCCCATTTCATTTCCTCGGTCATCTGCGGACAGGCCTTGTGCATGAGCGCGCGCACAT
This genomic interval from Limisphaerales bacterium contains the following:
- a CDS encoding YdeI/OmpD-associated family protein, which codes for MKNANPKVDAYIEKAAPFAQPILRNVRALMHKACPQMTEEMKWGAPAFMHEGIVAGMAAFKAHVRFGFWRAKEMADPDGLFDHDGASFMNCEKLTDVKDLAADKVMIQYIKAAAALNASGKKPPKPAKRKALPVPDYFTKALAKNAKAKKTFENFSPSCQREYVEWITEAKREVTREKRIATALEWMAEGKDKNWKYK